In Aquimarina sp. TRL1, a single window of DNA contains:
- a CDS encoding DUF5655 domain-containing protein, with the protein MNLFNTQGDKLTEVKEQSFKLEKDIQILFENNLEKIMGLQLVKSEFTIKNKRIDTLAYDTQSKAFIIIEYKRSKSISVVDQGFTYLSLMFENKADFIIEYNESQKETLKRSDVDWSQTRVVFVSTGFTDNQKTATNFKDIAIELWEVKKYQGGLVSINQIKKSRSAESIKPITSSNSKLEAVTKEIIVYTEEDHTRDKSDYISELYETYRDSIVALADDIEIVPKKLYVAFKKGNRNIAYLHLQKKNIKLWINAKWGEIDEPSNIAHNVSNKGHYGYGDYEIDLKNDTKIEYIMSLIKQAL; encoded by the coding sequence ATGAACCTATTTAACACTCAAGGAGATAAATTAACAGAAGTAAAAGAACAGTCTTTCAAACTCGAAAAAGACATCCAAATACTATTTGAAAATAACCTTGAGAAAATAATGGGTTTACAACTAGTAAAATCAGAATTCACTATAAAAAACAAAAGAATAGATACACTAGCTTACGATACACAATCAAAAGCATTTATTATAATCGAATATAAGAGAAGTAAGAGTATTAGTGTAGTAGACCAAGGGTTTACATATTTAAGTTTAATGTTCGAAAATAAAGCTGATTTCATTATCGAATACAATGAATCCCAAAAAGAAACTTTAAAGCGTTCAGATGTAGATTGGAGTCAAACAAGAGTAGTTTTTGTATCTACTGGTTTTACCGACAACCAAAAAACGGCAACAAATTTTAAAGATATTGCTATTGAATTATGGGAAGTAAAAAAATACCAAGGAGGGCTGGTTAGCATTAATCAAATCAAAAAAAGCAGGTCAGCAGAAAGTATTAAACCAATAACTTCAAGCAATTCAAAATTAGAAGCAGTAACAAAAGAGATAATTGTCTATACCGAAGAAGATCATACAAGAGACAAATCCGATTATATCTCTGAGCTATATGAAACATATAGAGACTCAATTGTTGCATTGGCAGATGATATTGAAATAGTTCCTAAAAAACTATATGTAGCATTTAAAAAAGGCAACAGAAATATAGCCTACTTGCATTTGCAAAAGAAAAACATAAAGCTTTGGATAAATGCTAAATGGGGCGAAATAGACGAGCCTTCAAATATAGCTCACAATGTATCAAATAAAGGACACTATGGTTACGGTGACTATGAAATTGACCTAAAAAATGACACAAAGATTGAATACATTATGAGTCTAATCAAACAAGCCTTATAA
- a CDS encoding transposase domain-containing protein gives MQNINLRQWLANILENIPDHSIQKLEELLPGYQEKIKT, from the coding sequence ATGCAAAATATAAACCTCAGACAATGGCTTGCTAATATCTTAGAAAATATACCTGATCATAGCATACAAAAACTAGAAGAACTACTGCCAGGGTATCAAGAAAAAATTAAAACTTAG